A DNA window from Palaemon carinicauda isolate YSFRI2023 chromosome 39, ASM3689809v2, whole genome shotgun sequence contains the following coding sequences:
- the LOC137630881 gene encoding uncharacterized protein: protein MKGLISTTALILFTLVTLSEANRICYNCTGDCVSDDTCDGSCMTITHELGEEAEVRTCINETKPDGCLSEVMDDKRYKVCYCNTERCNASNYISASAALLLLALLLFFPN, encoded by the exons ATGAAAGGCCTCATATCCACGACTGCGCTGATCTTGTTTACTTTGGTGACTCTCA GCGAGGCCAACCGAATCTGTTACAACTGCACTGGAGACTGCGTCAGTGATGATACCTGTGACGGATCGTGCATGACCATAACTCACGAATTAG GCGAGGAAGCCGAAGTCCGCACCTGCATCAACGAAACGAAACCGGACGGGTGCTTGTCCGAAGTCATGGATGACAAGCGATACAAAGTGTGTTACTGCAACACTGAGCGATGCAACGCCTCCAACTACATCTCCGCCTCGGCTGCTCTTCTCTTACTGGCACTACTTTTGTTTTTCCCAAACTGA